The Pyxidicoccus sp. MSG2 DNA segment TGACCGTCCTGGCGGCGCCGTCCTCCGCATTCGCGCAGGACGACGACCTCCTCGCTCCCCTCACCCCGCAGACGAAGTCTTCCAAGACGAAGGCCGGGAAGACGAAGGTGGTGCGGAAGAAGACGCCGCGCGAGAAGCCCGCGAAGGTGACGAAGAAGCCCGCGAAGACGAAGAGCGGCGCGACGGCGCGGGGCAAGGCGGGCAAGAAGCCCGTGGAGCCCGTGGAAGAAGACGACCTGCTCGCGCCGCTGTCGCCCAAGAAGACCGAGATGATGGTGCGCATCACGGGCGGCGTGCGCGGGGCGAAGCTGCAGGTGGACGGCAAGGACGCCGGCACGCTGAACGCCGCCCCCATGCCCCTGACGGTGACGCCGGGCGAGCACCTGCTGGTGGTCCGCAAGCAGGGCTACGCCGACTACACGCGGCGCATCGACGTCAAGGAGGGCTCGCAGCAGGAGGTGTCCGTGTCGCTGGATGCCACCATGGGCTTCGCCACGCTGGCCGCGGACGTGGCCGAGGCGGTGGTGCTGGTGGACGGAGACGAGGTGGGGCCGGTGCCGCAGGGCAACGTGCTGCTCAAGCCGGGCTCGCGCGAGATTGAATTCCGCGCCCCGGGCTTCAAGCCCGACGTGCACAACATCACCGTCTTCGCCGGACGGAGCTACTCCGTGGAGGGCACGTTGCGGCCCCTGGTGGACACGTCGGTGGCCAGCGCGGATGCGCCGAGGAAGCCGGCGTTGGATCCGTCGCGCACGCCGGAGGAGACGTCGCCCGGCCTGTCGCTCACGGACACGACGGAGCCTGACCCGGAGGTGAGCTCCAGCAAGCCCTGGTATGGCCGCTGGTACGTGTGGGCCGGCGTTGGCGCGGTGGTGGCCGCGGGCACGGTGGGCGCGGTGATGGCGACGCAGGGTGGCGGCGCTCCTGCCCTGAACTCGACGGACGTGTGCGGCGGCGACTGCGATGCCGTGCTGGGCGGCGCACGTCCGGTTCGCGGTGGCGCCTCGGGAAGCGCTCTGCGCATTCCGGCCAACGCCTTCCACTTCTGATTCGTCGTGCCGCCCGCCCTGCTCGAGGGCGGGCGAGGCCCGTGGCTCACTGGCCGCGCAGGTCGTCGTCGGGCGACGAGCGCGAATCCGGGGCGAGCACGAGGTACACGTCGCTCACCCGGCCCACGCCCCAGTAGTCCAGCGCGGTGGCGCGGACCTGGAAGGGCTCGGACTCGGGCAGCAGGTGCGTGAGGTCCACCTCGCCGGGCTCGAAGCTGAAGGCGCGGCGCCCCAGGCTGTCCACCTGCTCCTTGCCCATGTGGACGCCCTCGGTGAAGCCCACCACGGCGCTGCGCATCAGCTTGCCCTTCGCGTCCAGCACCTCCACCAGCAGGAAGTTGTCCACGGAGATGCCCAGGGTGGCGCGGGCGTCGCCGTAGAGGCGGGCCCGGCTTCCCTCCAGCCGCAGCAGCGGCGTCTGGCCCGTCGTCACGACGTGCGGCGTGCGCTCGCCCTCGGTGGTGTCGATTTCCACGTCGTCGCGCAGCTTCGTGAGCAGCTCCGTCTCCTGCGCGGGAGTGTCCAGGAGGAGTCGTACGGCGCGGGGAGTCGCCGGTGCGGAAGTGGGGGAGGCGGGGACGTGCCGCGCACAGGCCACCAGCCCCCAGGCGGCGGCCAGGACGAGCGTTCGAGAGTGCATGGACCCCCAGGCTAGACGAGCAGTGGTGGACCCGGTCAATTAGCATGGCCCCATGCGGACCTTCCTGCGCGGGTGCCTGCTGTGGGGTGTGCTCTCCGGTGTCCCCGCCTGGAGCGGTCCACCTCCGGCTGTGACGCCCCCGGCGCCCCCGGCGTCCCCGGCCTTCTCACCCGAGGTGCAGCTCTGCCTCCAGCACCTCAAGCCCTCCGAGCGCGCGCGGGCGACGAAGGCGCTGGGGCCTCTGGATGAGCTGCCCCGCTACCGGGTGCAGTTGGATGTGGACCCGGCCGGGCGCGAGGTGACGGGCCGGGTGCAGGTGGAGGTGCTGGCCCGCGACACGCCCCTCACGGAGCTGTACCTGCGGCTGACGCCCAATGCCCGGGAGCGCCGGGTGACGCTGTCCGGGGCGAAGGTCGGCGGCCGGCCGGTGAAGCTGGAGCGGCCGGAGCCCACGCTGTACCGCGTGGCGCTGGAGGAGCCGGTCCCCGTCGGCGCGGCGGCGGTGGTGGACGTGGCGGTGAAGGCCACGGTGCCCCAGGTCGCGGCGGGAGGCGGAGGGATGCTGTCGGGCTTGCTGGGCGGAGGCTCGCGAGGAGGCGGCGGAGACCACGGCGCCTTCTCCGCCACGGAGGACTTCCTCAGCCTGGTGGGGGTGGTGCCCCAGGTGCCGCCGACGGACGCGGTGGGGCGCCCCTGGGACGGGCCGCAGGGCATTGGCGACCTGGCGCTGTACGAGCCGGCGCACGTGCTGGCCACCGTCACGGTGCCCTCGGGCTGGACGGTGCATGCCACGGGTGCGCCCATGGGCGAGGTGCCCGAGCGCAACGGCCGGGTGCGCTTCGCCTTCGCCGCGGCCGCGGTGCGCGACTTCCCCATCCTCGTGTCGAGGGGCTACGAGAGCTCCACGGCGACGGTGGGCGGTGTCACCGTGGAGAGCCACTACGCGGCGCGGGACAAGGCCGCGGGCGAGCGCGTGCTGAAGTACGCCAGCGCGATGCTGGAGGAGTACGAGCGGCGCCTGGGCCCGCTGCCCTACACGCACTTCCGCGTGGTGGAGGCGCCCCTGTCCGGCGGCGCGGGCGGCATGGAGTTCCCCGGGCTCGTCACGGTGGCCACGTCGCTGTACCGCGGCCCCATGGACCCGACCGAGGCGCTGGCCGGTCTCGAAGGCATGGAGGGCCTCGAGGAGCTGCTGGGCGCCATGGGGCAGGGCGGTGGCAACCCCGTCATGGCGCAGCTGGGCGCGGTGCTGGAGCGCACGCTGGAGTTCACCGTGGCACACGAGGTGGCGCACCAGTACTTCGCCGGCCTCGTGGGCTCGGACCCCATCCACATGCCCGTCGTGGACGAGTCGCTGGCCCAGTACGCCGCGCTCCTCTACGTCGAGTGGAAGCACGGCAAGGGGGCGGCGGAGGCGCAGCGGAAGGAGGCGCTGGTGTCCGCGTACCACCTGTACCGCATGACGGGCGGGAAGGACGGCCGCGCGGACCGGCCCACGGGCGACTTCGTGGACGAGTTCGAGTACAGCGCGCTCGTCTACGGCAAGGCGCCGCTGCTGCACCAGGCCTCGCGGCAGTTGGTGGGGGACACGGCCTTCCTCCAGGCGCTGCGCGCGTACGTGGACACGTACCGCTTCAAGTGGGCCGGCGGGGACGCATTCACCCGCGAGCTGGCGAAGGCGAGCCCCGCCCATGCGAAGCGGCTGGAGGCCCTGCGCGTGCGCTGGTGGTTGGAGGCGCACGGCGACGAGGACCTGGGAAAGGCCAACCTGGCGTCGATGCTGGGCGCCCAGGGGCCAGGCGACCTGGAGGGCTTGAAGGACCTGGAAATGGACCCGGCGTCGAAGCAGCTCCTGGAGCAGCTGATGCCGGGCCTGCTGGGGGAGTGAGCCCGGCCCTCAGTCGAAGAGGGCCTGGACGAACTCGCGCGGCTCGAAGCGGCGCAGGTCGGCGATCTTCTCGCCCACGCCCACCCAGACGACGGGCAGCTTCAGCTCGTCGCAGATGCCGATGATGACGCCGCCCTTCGCGGTGCCGTCCAGCTTCGTCAGCGCAATCGCGGTGACGCCCACGGCCTCGTGGAACTGCTTGGCCTGCTGAATCGCGTTCTGGCCGTTGGTGGAGTCCAGCACCAGCAGCACCTCGTGCGGCGCGCCGGGCAGCGCCTTGTCCATGACGCGCTTGACCTTCTTCAGCTCATCCATGAGCGGCGCCTTGGTGTGGAGCCGGCCCGCGGTGTCCGCGATGATGACGTCCGCGCCCTCGTCCTTCGCCTTCTTGATGGCGTCGAAGATGACCGAGCTGGGGTCGCCGCCCTCCGCGCCCTTCACCAGCTGGGCCTTCGCGCGGTCCGCCCACACGTCGAGCTGCTCGGTGGCGGCGGCGCGGAAGGTGTCGCCCGCGGCGAGCACCACCTTCTTGCCCTGGCCGGTGAGCTTCGCGGCCAGCTTGCCGATGGTGGTGGTCTTCCCGGCGCCGTTGACGCCCACCACCATGACGACGTGCGGGGGGCCTCCGCCCTCCAGCGAGCGCGGCACCGGCAGGTCGCAGATGCGGGCCACTTCCTCGCGGATGAGGGCCTTGATTCGCTCCGGGTCCTTCAGCTCGTTGCGCTTGAGCTTCTCGCGCGCCACCTCCACCAGGTGATTCGCGGTGCGCACGCCGATGTCCGCCGTGAAGAGGATTTCCTCCAGCTCCGCCAGCACGGACTCGTCCACCTGTCGCTGCTGGCCGAACAGCCCGTTGAGCCGGGCCATGAAGCCCTGGCTCTTCGTCTTGTCCAGGCCCTGCGCCAGCGTGCGGCCGGCCTCGGCCTCCACCTTGGCGCGCGCGGCGGCCTCCTCGGCGCGGCGGGCCTCCTCGACGGCGGCGGCCTCGCGGGCGCGCTCCTCCTCCACGAGCCGCCGCGCCTCGGCCTGCTCGCGCTTGCGCCGCTCGCGGGCCTCGTCGTCGGCGGCCTTCTTCGCGCGGTACTCGGCGCGCTTCTCCTCCTCCTCGCGCTCCTTGAGCTCCCGGGCCTGGGCCTCCAGCCGGGAGCGCTCGGCGGCGTCCGTGGTGGTGCGGGCGGTGCGGGCGGCCTCCTCGCGCTGGCGGGCCAGGGTGGCGGCGCGCTCATGCGCCTCTTCCGCCTCGCGCAGCCGGGCGGCCTCCGCCTGCGAGGGCGGCAGCTCCACCCGGAGCTGGGGCCGCTCCGCCGGCAGGGCGGGCTTCTCCCCGGGGACGGGGACGCCGGGCTTCTTCGCCTCGGGCGCGCGCTTGCGGAAGAACATCTTCCGCGCGGCCAGCACCATCAGCAGGACGAAGAGGCTCGCGGCGCCAATGCCGACGGCGTCGCCTACGGAGAAGCCCTCCGTGGGGGGCGTGCCGGTGCCCGGCTGCGTGGTGCCCCCGCCCGGGGAGGGGGCGGGGGAGGGGGCGGGCGGCACCTGCGCGGCCAGGGCGTCGAGGGCGTTGGGCGTCTTCATGTGCGCGGCCTCGCATACACCAACGCGCAAGTGGATGCAGCGCCCGTGGCCGAGTAGAAACGGCAGGCCATGCGCCTCAAGCTCTCCAGTGTCCTGCTTCCGTCGGTCCTCCTCCTGGGCCCCGCCTGCATCGTCGAGGCGCCCGGCGGCGCCAGCCCGCAGGAGCGGCGCGCCGCCACCGTCGCCCAGGTGCCGCCCCTGTCCCTGCGCAACGGCGCCAACCTCGGCGGCAAGGTGGAGCTGGTCGGCGCCACGGTGCAGCCCGGCCGGCTCACCCCGGGGGAGCAGGCCAAGGTGACGCTCTACTTCAAGGTGCTCCAGCCCATCGAGGAGGACTACCTCGTCTTCGTCCACGTCGAGGACGCCGAGGGGCGCATGGAGCGCATGAACGTGGACCACAAGCCCGCGGGCGGCCTCTACGCGACGTCGCAGTGGAAGCCCGGCGAGACGGTGAAGGACGAGTTCGCCATCTACCTGCCGGCCGGCGCCGGTCCGCGCGCGCTCAACATCTGGCTGGGCCTGTGGGAGCCGCGCACGGACACGCGCCTGCGGCTCACCAACCCGGACGCCGTGCGCAACGACGGAAGGGACCGCATCCTGCTGGGGCAGGTGCCCGTGGCGCGCTGAGGCGCGCCTCCAGGGTCCGTGGCGCGCTTCCGCGCGCCTGCCGGGCGGGACGGCACAGGGAGAAAAACGCCGGAGTGGCCCTGTAAGCCGGGTTCTGTCACCACCCCTTTCGAGGTGGGCAGTGAACATTCATCTAGGGCCCTGGTTGCCCAGGGACCTCATCAGCGAGCAACCCGAACGCCTGGGACGGGCCATCCCTGTCCCCCCGGACTGCGAGGGACGCGCTCCTATTGGCTCTTGCTCCAGGTGGGGTTTACCGTGCCGTCCGAGTCACCCCGGACGCGGTGCGCTCTTACCGCACCGTTTCACCCTTACCCGCCCCTTGCGGAACGGGCGGTCTGTTTTCTGTGGCACTTTCCTGCGAGTCGCCTCGACTGGCCGTTAGCCAGCACCCTGCCCTACGGAGCCCGGACTTTCCTCCCGCCACCCGTGACTGCGGTGGCCGGCGTTCACCCGGACCACTCCGGCACCGTGCCCTTACAACAGGCGGACGGCGCAGGTCCACTCCGGGGGCGGAGGCGGCGAGGACTACTTCGTCGCCGCGGGCGTTTCCTGGAGGGCTTCCACCGCGTAGATGATGCGGTTGCAGGACGGGCACACGTCGGTGCCCAGCGAGGTGCGCAGCTGGTTGTAGAGCTGCGGGGGCACGTTCATGTTGCAGCCCTGGCACGTGCCGGCGACCACGCCCACCAGCGCGGGCAGCTTCTTCTTGCGAATCGACTCGTAGCGCCGGAGCAGGTTGGCGTCCACGCCCGCGGACACGCCGGAGCGGCGGCCCTCGAGCGCCTTCACCTGCGCCTCCGCCTCGCCCAGCTTGCCCTTGAGCTCCGCCATGCGGCCGGACAGGCCCTGCTGCTTCGTGGCGAAGTCGGACTCCTTGGACTTGATGGCCTCGCGGGCGGCGCCGAGCTGCTTCGTCAGCTCCGCCAGCTCCTCGGCCATGGTCAGGTTCGCCTTCTTGGCGATGTCGATTTCACGGGCCAGGGCGGAGTACTCGCGGGTGGAGCGCTGCTCGCTGAGCCGCGCCTCCCACTTCTTCACCTTGTCCTTCTCGTCCGTGATGTTCTGCTCGAGCTGCGCCTTCTGGCGCTCCATGTCCGTGAGTCGCGCCCGCTCGGCCTCGATGGCGCTGCGGGCGACGCCCAGCTCCCGCTCCAGCTCGGCAATCTGACGGGGGTGAACATCCGCGGCCTTCCGGAGCGAAGCGACCTCGAGGTCTACGTTCTGCAGCTCCGCCAGCGCTTTCAATTTCTCCCGCAAAGTTGCTGCCTCCCACAGGGCCGCACCGTGTACGGCCGCGCTCTTGTACCAACAAGGGTGATGGGGGTCCAACGTCCAAATGGCCCATGAGTCATCCCCTGGGCCTCAGGCAAGCGGGCTGCATTTGAAACAGCTTCACGCTCCAGTTAGACCGGGGCGCGTGTTCCGCCCCCTCCTGCTTTGTCCCTTCCTGCTCGCGTTCGCCCCCGGCTGCCGCGAGTCCGCGCCCCCTCCGCCCGTCCCTGCCGCCGCCGGAAACCCGGACACGCCCGTCGCGCCTCCGGCACCCGCGGCCACCGGGTGGGGCACCGTCGAGGGCCGCATCCGGCTTTCCGGGACTCCACCCCCGCCCGCCCTCAGTCCGACCAGCGGCACCACCGTGTCCGTGTGCGGGGAGCAGACGGAGGACCGCTCCCTTGTCGTGGGCGGCGAGGGCTCGCTCGCCTACGTGGTGGTGTCCCTGAAGGAGGGGGGCGCGCTGCCCGCGTCCCGCCAGTCCCCGCCCGAGCCCGTGCTGGACCAGAAGCGCTGTCTCTATGACCCGCCTGTCCTGGCCGCGCGAGCCGGCGGCACGCTGGCGCTGCGGAACTCGGACCCCCTGGTCCACAACGTGCGCGCCGCGTCCGGTGCCAACCGCGCCTTCTTCAACGTGGCCATGCCCCTGGAGGGGATGACGGTGCGCCGGCCCCTGCCCGCCGCGCCAGGCGCCGTCCCCATCCGCTGCGACGTCCACCCCTGGATGCGCGCGCTGGTGCGCACCTTCGACCACGGGTACTTCACCACCAGCGGCACCGACGGCCGCTTCCGCCTGGAGGTGCCCGAGGGCGCCCACAC contains these protein-coding regions:
- a CDS encoding PEGA domain-containing protein — encoded protein: MSPHRLVLFALVTVLAAPSSAFAQDDDLLAPLTPQTKSSKTKAGKTKVVRKKTPREKPAKVTKKPAKTKSGATARGKAGKKPVEPVEEDDLLAPLSPKKTEMMVRITGGVRGAKLQVDGKDAGTLNAAPMPLTVTPGEHLLVVRKQGYADYTRRIDVKEGSQQEVSVSLDATMGFATLAADVAEAVVLVDGDEVGPVPQGNVLLKPGSREIEFRAPGFKPDVHNITVFAGRSYSVEGTLRPLVDTSVASADAPRKPALDPSRTPEETSPGLSLTDTTEPDPEVSSSKPWYGRWYVWAGVGAVVAAGTVGAVMATQGGGAPALNSTDVCGGDCDAVLGGARPVRGGASGSALRIPANAFHF
- a CDS encoding M1 family aminopeptidase, producing MRTFLRGCLLWGVLSGVPAWSGPPPAVTPPAPPASPAFSPEVQLCLQHLKPSERARATKALGPLDELPRYRVQLDVDPAGREVTGRVQVEVLARDTPLTELYLRLTPNARERRVTLSGAKVGGRPVKLERPEPTLYRVALEEPVPVGAAAVVDVAVKATVPQVAAGGGGMLSGLLGGGSRGGGGDHGAFSATEDFLSLVGVVPQVPPTDAVGRPWDGPQGIGDLALYEPAHVLATVTVPSGWTVHATGAPMGEVPERNGRVRFAFAAAAVRDFPILVSRGYESSTATVGGVTVESHYAARDKAAGERVLKYASAMLEEYERRLGPLPYTHFRVVEAPLSGGAGGMEFPGLVTVATSLYRGPMDPTEALAGLEGMEGLEELLGAMGQGGGNPVMAQLGAVLERTLEFTVAHEVAHQYFAGLVGSDPIHMPVVDESLAQYAALLYVEWKHGKGAAEAQRKEALVSAYHLYRMTGGKDGRADRPTGDFVDEFEYSALVYGKAPLLHQASRQLVGDTAFLQALRAYVDTYRFKWAGGDAFTRELAKASPAHAKRLEALRVRWWLEAHGDEDLGKANLASMLGAQGPGDLEGLKDLEMDPASKQLLEQLMPGLLGE
- the ftsY gene encoding signal recognition particle-docking protein FtsY, which translates into the protein MKTPNALDALAAQVPPAPSPAPSPGGGTTQPGTGTPPTEGFSVGDAVGIGAASLFVLLMVLAARKMFFRKRAPEAKKPGVPVPGEKPALPAERPQLRVELPPSQAEAARLREAEEAHERAATLARQREEAARTARTTTDAAERSRLEAQARELKEREEEEKRAEYRAKKAADDEARERRKREQAEARRLVEEERAREAAAVEEARRAEEAAARAKVEAEAGRTLAQGLDKTKSQGFMARLNGLFGQQRQVDESVLAELEEILFTADIGVRTANHLVEVAREKLKRNELKDPERIKALIREEVARICDLPVPRSLEGGGPPHVVMVVGVNGAGKTTTIGKLAAKLTGQGKKVVLAAGDTFRAAATEQLDVWADRAKAQLVKGAEGGDPSSVIFDAIKKAKDEGADVIIADTAGRLHTKAPLMDELKKVKRVMDKALPGAPHEVLLVLDSTNGQNAIQQAKQFHEAVGVTAIALTKLDGTAKGGVIIGICDELKLPVVWVGVGEKIADLRRFEPREFVQALFD
- a CDS encoding zinc ribbon domain-containing protein, yielding MREKLKALAELQNVDLEVASLRKAADVHPRQIAELERELGVARSAIEAERARLTDMERQKAQLEQNITDEKDKVKKWEARLSEQRSTREYSALAREIDIAKKANLTMAEELAELTKQLGAAREAIKSKESDFATKQQGLSGRMAELKGKLGEAEAQVKALEGRRSGVSAGVDANLLRRYESIRKKKLPALVGVVAGTCQGCNMNVPPQLYNQLRTSLGTDVCPSCNRIIYAVEALQETPAATK